A portion of the Helicobacter pylori NQ4053 genome contains these proteins:
- a CDS encoding lipid A deacylase LpxR family protein, with the protein MFFKFILCLLLGMFAWAKEIIPTPSTPLTPSKRYSINLMTENDGYINPYIDEYYTAGNQIGFSTKEFDFSKNKAMKWSSYLGFFNKSPRVTRFGISLAQDMYTPSLANRKLVHLHDNHPYGGYLRVNLNVYNRHQTFMELFTLSLGTTGQDSLAAQTQRLIHKWGHDPQFYGWNTQLKNEFIFELHYQLLKKVPLLKTRFFSMELMPGFNVELGNARDYFQLGSLFRAGYNLDADYGVNKVNTAFDGGMPYSDKFSIYFFVGAFGRFQPLNIFIQGNSPATRGIANLEYFVYASEIGAAMMWRSLRVAFTITDISKTFQSQPKHHQIGTLELNFAF; encoded by the coding sequence TTGTTTTTCAAATTTATTTTATGTTTATTATTAGGAATGTTTGCATGGGCAAAAGAGATTATTCCCACCCCTTCAACCCCATTAACGCCCTCTAAACGCTATTCTATCAATTTGATGACTGAAAATGATGGTTATATCAACCCTTACATTGATGAGTATTATACCGCAGGCAATCAAATAGGCTTTTCTACTAAAGAGTTTGATTTTTCTAAAAATAAAGCGATGAAATGGTCTTCGTATTTAGGGTTTTTCAATAAAAGCCCTAGGGTTACTCGTTTTGGTATTTCTCTCGCCCAAGACATGTATACCCCCTCACTTGCAAACAGAAAACTGGTGCATTTGCATGACAACCACCCTTATGGGGGGTATTTACGGGTGAATTTGAACGTGTATAACCGCCATCAAACTTTTATGGAATTATTCACGCTTTCTTTAGGCACGACAGGGCAAGATTCTTTGGCCGCTCAAACGCAGCGTCTCATTCATAAATGGGGTCATGACCCCCAATTTTATGGCTGGAACACGCAGCTCAAAAACGAATTTATCTTTGAATTGCACTACCAATTGCTTAAAAAAGTCCCTCTTTTAAAGACTCGTTTTTTTTCTATGGAGTTGATGCCTGGGTTTAATGTGGAGCTTGGGAATGCGAGAGATTATTTCCAACTCGGCTCGCTCTTTAGGGCTGGGTATAACTTGGACGCTGATTATGGTGTCAATAAGGTCAATACCGCTTTTGATGGGGGCATGCCTTATAGCGATAAATTTTCTATCTATTTTTTTGTAGGGGCTTTTGGGCGCTTCCAACCCCTTAACATCTTCATTCAAGGCAATAGCCCTGCAACTAGGGGCATTGCTAATTTGGAATACTTTGTTTATGCCAGTGAAATAGGAGCGGCTATGATGTGGCGCAGCCTCAGGGTGGCTTTTACGATCACCGATATTAGTAAAACCTTTCAATCCCAGCCTAAGCACCATCAAATCGGCACTTTAGAATTGAATTTCGCTTTTTAA
- a CDS encoding hydantoinase/oxoprolinase family protein translates to MKDARVQVMGIDAGGTMTDTFFVKENGSFVVGKAQSNPEDESLAIYNSSQDALSHWQSDVSKVYPELVTCVYSGTAMLNRVVQRRGMEVGLICNKGFEQMHSMGRALQSYLGYALEERLHINTHKYDDPLIPLKRIRGVTERTDVKGQVVIPVRQEEVKVAVKELLEAGAKAIVICLLQSHKNAESERIVRDIALKEIEKLGKNIPVFASVDYYPQRKESHRMNTTILEAYAAEPSRQTLSKVSNRFKEHGAKFDLRVMATHGGTISWKAKELARTIVSGPIGGVIGSKLLGETLGYDNIACSDIGGTSFDMALIVKSNFNIASDPDMARLVLSLPLVAMDSVGAGAGSFVRIDPHSRSVKLGPDSAGYRVGTCWKDSGLDTVSVTDCHIVLGYLNPDNFLGGLIKLDVDRAKKHIKEQIADPLGISVEDAAAGVIELLDLELKEYLRSNISAKGYSPSDFACFSYGGAGPVHTYGYTEGLGFKDVVVPAWAAGFSAFGCACADFEYRYDKSVDIAIPQYSSDESKIEACKIIQDAWDELTLKVIEEFKINGFSEKDVILRPGYRMQYMGQLNDLEITSPVSKATSVADWEEIVKEYEKTYARVYSESACSPELGFSVTGVIMRGVVATQKPVIPVEKEHGATPPKEAKVGVRKFYRHKQWVDADVWHMEKLLPGNEVIGPAIVEADSTTFVIPKGFATRLDKHRLFHLKEIK, encoded by the coding sequence ATGAAAGACGCAAGAGTTCAGGTGATGGGTATTGATGCCGGTGGTACCATGACGGACACATTTTTTGTGAAAGAAAATGGCAGTTTCGTAGTCGGTAAAGCCCAAAGCAACCCAGAAGATGAGAGCCTAGCTATTTATAATAGCTCGCAAGACGCTTTATCGCACTGGCAATCGGATGTGAGTAAGGTTTATCCAGAGTTGGTCACTTGCGTGTATTCAGGCACGGCGATGCTCAATCGGGTCGTCCAAAGGCGTGGGATGGAAGTGGGCCTGATTTGCAATAAGGGTTTTGAGCAAATGCATTCTATGGGCAGAGCGTTGCAATCCTACTTGGGGTATGCACTAGAAGAAAGGCTGCATATCAACACGCACAAGTATGATGATCCACTGATTCCTTTAAAAAGGATTAGAGGCGTTACAGAAAGAACCGATGTCAAGGGGCAAGTGGTTATCCCAGTGCGTCAAGAAGAGGTTAAAGTTGCTGTTAAGGAGCTTTTAGAAGCGGGTGCAAAAGCCATTGTGATTTGCTTGTTGCAATCTCATAAAAACGCTGAAAGCGAGCGGATCGTTAGAGATATAGCGTTAAAAGAAATTGAAAAATTGGGTAAAAATATTCCTGTATTCGCTTCTGTGGATTACTACCCTCAAAGAAAAGAAAGCCACAGAATGAACACCACTATCTTGGAAGCTTATGCGGCTGAGCCAAGCAGGCAAACTCTCTCTAAAGTCAGTAACCGCTTCAAAGAGCATGGCGCTAAATTCGATCTTAGGGTGATGGCAACGCATGGAGGCACCATTAGCTGGAAAGCTAAAGAGCTCGCTAGGACTATTGTGAGCGGCCCTATTGGAGGCGTGATTGGATCTAAATTGCTAGGCGAAACGCTGGGTTATGACAATATTGCATGCAGCGATATTGGCGGCACGAGCTTTGACATGGCGCTTATCGTTAAGAGCAATTTTAACATCGCTTCTGACCCTGATATGGCGCGTCTTGTCTTATCCTTACCGCTTGTGGCTATGGATTCCGTTGGCGCAGGTGCGGGGAGTTTTGTGCGCATTGATCCGCACAGCCGATCTGTCAAACTAGGGCCTGACAGCGCGGGGTATAGAGTTGGCACTTGTTGGAAAGACAGCGGTTTAGACACGGTTTCGGTGACAGATTGCCACATTGTTTTGGGCTATTTGAATCCGGATAATTTCTTAGGAGGCCTAATCAAATTAGATGTGGATAGGGCTAAAAAACACATTAAAGAGCAAATCGCTGATCCGTTAGGCATTAGCGTAGAAGATGCGGCTGCGGGTGTGATTGAATTGCTTGATTTGGAGCTTAAAGAATACTTGCGATCCAATATTAGCGCTAAAGGGTATAGCCCATCTGACTTTGCGTGCTTTTCGTATGGTGGTGCGGGGCCTGTGCACACTTATGGCTATACAGAAGGCTTAGGGTTTAAGGATGTGGTAGTGCCTGCATGGGCGGCTGGATTTAGCGCTTTTGGTTGCGCTTGCGCTGATTTTGAATACAGATACGACAAGAGCGTTGATATAGCTATTCCGCAGTATTCTTCAGACGAGTCCAAAATAGAGGCATGCAAGATCATTCAAGACGCATGGGATGAATTGACTCTCAAAGTGATTGAAGAGTTTAAGATTAATGGATTCTCTGAAAAAGATGTGATTCTAAGACCTGGATACAGGATGCAGTATATGGGGCAATTGAACGATTTAGAGATCACTTCTCCTGTATCAAAAGCTACAAGCGTGGCTGATTGGGAAGAGATTGTCAAAGAATATGAAAAAACCTACGCTCGCGTTTATTCTGAATCAGCGTGTTCGCCAGAGCTTGGCTTTAGCGTGACTGGCGTGATCATGCGTGGTGTTGTGGCTACGCAAAAACCTGTGATTCCGGTTGAAAAAGAGCATGGCGCTACGCCCCCAAAAGAGGCCAAAGTAGGCGTTAGAAAATTCTATCGGCATAAGCAATGGGTGGATGCAGATGTGTGGCACATGGAAAAGTTACTGCCTGGAAATGAAGTCATAGGGCCTGCGATCGTGGAAGCGGATTCAACCACCTTTGTGATACCCAAAGGCTTTGCGACAAGACTAGACAAACACCGATTGTTCCACTTGAAAGAAATTAAATAA
- a CDS encoding hydantoinase B/oxoprolinase family protein, whose product MANLLKNGKTLKQARDEILARTEKTGHYNGLKKLEFKERDPIGYEKMFSKLRGGIVHARETAKRIAASPIVEQEGELCFTLYNAVGDSVLTSTGIIIHVGTMGSAIKYMVENNWEDNPGINDKDIFTNNDCAIGNVHPCDIMTLVPIFHDEKLIGWVGGVTHVIDTGSVTPGSMSTGQVQRFGDGYMITCRKTGANDESFKDWLHESQRSVRTPKYWILDERTRIAGCHMIRDLVMEVIKEDGIDSYMRFIDEVIEEGRRGLISRIKSMTIPGKYRKVAFVDVPYAHKDIGVCSEFAKLDTIMHSPVEITINKDATWKLDFDGASRWGWHSFNCNQVSFTSGIWVMMTQTLIPTSRINDGAYFATQFRLKKGTWMNPDDRRTGHAYAWHFLVSGWSALWRGLSQAYYSRGYLEEVNSGNANTSNWLQGGGINQDGEIHAVNSFETSSCGTGACAIKDGLNHAAAIWNPEGDMGDIEIWEMAEPLLYLGRNVKANTGGYGKYRGGNGFETLRMVWGAHDWTMFFMGNGYMNSDWGMMGGYPAASGYRFEAHNTNLENRIKNNASLPLGGDFNPTDRGYEKHISHASQVKRDKQCITTENCFDNYDLYLNYIKGGPGFGDPIERDLNAILEDLNSKQLLPEYAYKVYGAIVSQNKDGVWVGDEAKTKARRKEILENRKARSIPVKEWMEQERNAILEKEASKQVKHMYATSFDLSPRFLNDFKAFWNLPKNWTVEEDELGVFTYGSKYRMDLSKLPDVHTVVLVDEK is encoded by the coding sequence ATGGCAAATTTATTGAAAAACGGCAAAACTTTAAAACAAGCTAGAGATGAAATCCTAGCCAGGACAGAAAAAACAGGGCATTATAATGGCCTTAAAAAACTAGAGTTTAAAGAAAGAGATCCGATCGGTTATGAGAAGATGTTCTCTAAATTAAGAGGCGGTATCGTGCATGCCAGAGAAACAGCTAAAAGGATTGCTGCAAGCCCTATTGTTGAGCAAGAGGGTGAATTGTGCTTCACGCTTTATAACGCTGTGGGCGATAGCGTGCTGACTTCTACGGGCATCATTATCCATGTAGGCACTATGGGATCGGCTATTAAATACATGGTAGAGAATAATTGGGAAGATAACCCTGGTATCAATGACAAGGATATTTTCACCAATAACGACTGCGCGATTGGGAATGTGCACCCATGCGATATTATGACTCTTGTGCCTATCTTTCACGATGAAAAATTGATTGGGTGGGTAGGCGGTGTTACGCATGTGATTGATACGGGATCAGTTACTCCAGGATCGATGAGTACCGGACAGGTTCAAAGGTTTGGGGATGGATACATGATCACTTGCCGTAAAACAGGGGCGAATGATGAGAGCTTTAAGGATTGGTTGCATGAATCTCAAAGATCAGTAAGAACGCCTAAATATTGGATTTTGGATGAAAGGACTAGGATTGCTGGGTGCCACATGATTAGGGATTTAGTGATGGAAGTCATTAAAGAAGATGGCATTGATTCTTACATGCGATTTATTGATGAAGTGATTGAAGAGGGGAGGAGAGGCCTTATCTCTAGGATCAAATCCATGACCATACCCGGCAAGTATAGAAAGGTCGCTTTTGTGGATGTGCCTTATGCGCATAAGGATATTGGCGTGTGCTCTGAATTTGCTAAGCTAGACACGATCATGCACTCTCCTGTGGAAATAACTATCAATAAAGACGCTACATGGAAATTGGATTTTGATGGTGCGTCTAGGTGGGGATGGCACTCTTTCAATTGTAACCAAGTGTCTTTTACTAGCGGTATTTGGGTGATGATGACTCAAACCTTAATACCCACTTCTCGCATCAACGATGGTGCTTATTTTGCGACTCAATTCAGGCTCAAAAAAGGGACTTGGATGAATCCAGATGACAGGCGCACCGGGCATGCTTATGCGTGGCATTTCTTGGTATCAGGCTGGAGCGCTTTGTGGAGAGGCTTGTCTCAAGCGTATTACAGCCGAGGGTATTTAGAAGAAGTCAATTCTGGAAACGCTAACACTTCTAACTGGTTGCAAGGCGGCGGTATCAACCAGGATGGAGAAATCCATGCGGTGAATAGCTTTGAGACGAGCTCTTGTGGGACTGGAGCTTGCGCGATAAAAGACGGCTTGAATCACGCAGCAGCTATTTGGAATCCAGAGGGTGATATGGGCGATATTGAAATCTGGGAAATGGCAGAACCTCTCCTCTATTTGGGTAGGAATGTCAAGGCCAATACCGGTGGGTATGGGAAATATCGGGGCGGTAATGGGTTTGAAACCTTAAGAATGGTGTGGGGCGCGCATGATTGGACCATGTTCTTTATGGGTAATGGCTACATGAATAGCGATTGGGGCATGATGGGTGGTTATCCAGCGGCCAGTGGTTATAGGTTTGAAGCGCATAACACCAACTTAGAAAATAGGATTAAAAATAACGCCAGTTTGCCTTTAGGGGGTGATTTCAACCCAACGGATCGAGGTTATGAAAAACACATTTCTCATGCGTCTCAAGTCAAAAGGGATAAGCAATGCATCACCACTGAGAACTGCTTTGATAATTACGACTTGTATTTGAATTACATCAAAGGCGGTCCTGGATTTGGCGATCCTATTGAAAGGGATTTGAATGCGATTTTAGAAGATCTAAACAGCAAACAGCTATTGCCAGAATACGCTTACAAGGTTTATGGTGCGATTGTGAGCCAGAATAAAGACGGCGTGTGGGTGGGTGATGAAGCTAAAACGAAAGCCAGAAGAAAAGAAATTCTTGAAAACAGAAAGGCTAGATCCATCCCTGTAAAAGAATGGATGGAGCAAGAGAGAAACGCTATTCTTGAAAAAGAGGCTTCCAAACAGGTTAAGCACATGTATGCGACTAGCTTTGATCTCTCGCCTAGGTTCTTGAATGATTTTAAAGCATTCTGGAACTTGCCAAAGAATTGGACTGTGGAAGAAGATGAGCTTGGCGTATTCACCTATGGATCTAAATACAGGATGGATTTGAGCAAATTGCCCGATGTGCACACGGTTGTGTTGGTTGATGAGAAATAA
- a CDS encoding acetone carboxylase subunit gamma, whose protein sequence is MSKYTQEQIKNLVEGNLDWNTVLKMLSMPKDHERFQMYLKVLQDKVDFDDKIVLPLGPHLFVVQDPQKKWVIKCSCGHAFCAPEENWKLHANIYVRDTAEKMEEVYPKLLASDTHWQVYREYICPDCGILLDVEAPTPWYPVIHDFEPDIEVFYKDWLGIQPPERR, encoded by the coding sequence ATGTCAAAATACACACAAGAACAAATTAAAAATTTGGTAGAGGGGAACTTGGATTGGAACACTGTCTTAAAGATGCTGAGCATGCCTAAAGATCATGAGAGATTCCAAATGTATTTGAAGGTGTTGCAAGATAAGGTGGATTTTGATGATAAAATCGTCTTACCTTTGGGGCCGCATTTGTTTGTGGTGCAAGATCCTCAAAAGAAGTGGGTCATTAAGTGTTCATGCGGTCATGCGTTTTGCGCTCCAGAGGAGAATTGGAAATTGCATGCAAACATCTATGTGCGCGATACAGCAGAAAAAATGGAAGAGGTGTATCCTAAACTCTTAGCCAGTGATACTCACTGGCAAGTGTATCGGGAGTATATTTGCCCGGATTGCGGCATCCTTTTAGATGTTGAAGCCCCAACTCCTTGGTATCCTGTGATCCATGATTTTGAGCCTGATATAGAGGTGTTTTATAAAGATTGGCTAGGCATACAGCCCCCAGAAAGACGCTAA
- a CDS encoding diacylglycerol kinase produces MSDFKVPPKAKGFKRLFKALFYSKDGLKCAWAEESAFRQIIILALFCIVLASYLAKDFLEWGLLILPCFLSVVVELINSSIEKAVDFTGTEFHPLAKKAKDMASSAQLIGLIFWALIWGRYLITLYFN; encoded by the coding sequence ATGAGTGATTTCAAAGTCCCCCCCAAAGCTAAAGGGTTTAAACGCCTTTTTAAAGCCCTTTTTTATTCTAAAGACGGGCTTAAATGCGCATGGGCTGAAGAGAGCGCGTTTAGGCAAATTATTATCTTGGCTCTTTTTTGTATCGTTCTAGCGAGCTATCTAGCTAAAGATTTTTTAGAATGGGGGCTATTAATCTTGCCTTGTTTTTTATCGGTGGTGGTTGAACTCATCAATAGCTCTATTGAAAAGGCTGTGGATTTTACTGGCACCGAGTTCCACCCTTTAGCCAAAAAAGCTAAAGACATGGCCAGTTCAGCCCAACTGATAGGGCTTATTTTTTGGGCTTTGATTTGGGGGCGTTATCTTATAACGCTTTATTTTAATTAA
- the gyrA gene encoding DNA topoisomerase (ATP-hydrolyzing) subunit A, whose amino-acid sequence MQDRLVNETKNIVEVGIDSSIEESYLAYSMSVIIGRALPDARDGLKPVHRRILYAMHELGLTSKVAYKKSARIVGDVIGKYHPHGDNAVYDALVRMAQDFSMRLELVDGQGNFGSIDGDNAAAMRYTEARMTKASEEILRDIDKDTIDFVPNYDDTLKEPDILPSRLPNLLVNGANGIAVGMATSIPPHRIDEIIDALAHVLENPNAELDEILEFVKGPDFPTGGIIYGKAGIVEAYKTGRGRVKVRAKVHVEKTKNKEIIVLDEMPFQTNKAKLVEQISDLAREKQIEGISEVRDESDREGIRVVIELKRDAMSEIVLNHLYKLTTMETTFSIILLAIYNKEPKIFTLLELLHLFLNHRKTIIIRRTIFELEKAKARAHILEGYLIALDNIDEIVQLIKTSPSPETAKNALIERFTLSEIQSKAILEMRLQRLTGLERDKIKEEYQNLLELIDDLNGILKSEDRLNEVVKTELLEVKEQFSSPRRTEIQESYENIDIEDLIANEPMVVSMSHKGYVKRVDLKAYEKQNRGGKGKLSGSTYEDDFIENFFVANTHDILLFITNKGQLYHLKVYKIPEASRIAMGKAIVNLISLAPNEKIMATLSTKDFSDERSLAFFTKNGVVKRTNLSEFGGNRSYSGIRAIVLDEGDELVGAKIVDKNAKHLLIASYLGMFIKFPLEDVREIGRTTRGVIGIKLNENDFVVGAVVISDDGNKLLSVSENGLGKQTLAEAYREQSRGGKGVIGMKITQKTGNLVGVISVDDENLDLMILTASAKMIRVSIKDIRETGRNASGVKLINTADKVMYVNSCPKEEEPENLETSSVQNLFE is encoded by the coding sequence ATGCAAGATCGTTTAGTCAATGAAACAAAAAATATTGTAGAAGTGGGGATTGATTCTTCTATTGAAGAGAGCTATTTAGCTTATTCAATGAGCGTGATCATAGGGCGCGCTTTACCGGACGCTAGAGATGGCTTAAAGCCAGTGCATAGGCGTATTTTGTATGCGATGCATGAATTAGGCCTTACTTCCAAAGTCGCTTACAAAAAAAGCGCTAGGATCGTGGGTGATGTGATTGGTAAATACCACCCCCATGGCGATAACGCGGTTTATGATGCGCTAGTGAGAATGGCGCAAGATTTTTCTATGCGTTTGGAATTAGTGGATGGGCAGGGCAACTTTGGCTCTATTGATGGCGATAACGCTGCAGCGATGCGTTACACTGAAGCCAGAATGACCAAGGCGAGTGAAGAAATTTTAAGGGATATTGATAAAGACACCATTGATTTTGTGCCTAATTATGATGACACCTTAAAAGAGCCAGATATTCTACCAAGCCGTCTGCCTAACCTTTTAGTCAATGGGGCTAATGGGATCGCTGTAGGCATGGCGACTTCTATCCCCCCCCACAGAATTGATGAAATCATAGACGCTTTAGCGCATGTCTTAGAAAACCCTAACGCTGAATTAGATGAAATTTTGGAATTTGTCAAAGGGCCTGACTTTCCTACTGGTGGGATCATTTATGGCAAGGCGGGCATTGTTGAAGCCTATAAAACGGGGCGAGGGCGCGTGAAAGTGCGGGCCAAAGTGCATGTGGAAAAGACAAAAAATAAAGAAATCATCGTTTTAGATGAAATGCCTTTTCAAACCAATAAAGCCAAATTGGTGGAACAAATCAGCGATTTAGCGCGAGAAAAACAAATTGAAGGCATTAGCGAAGTGCGCGATGAGAGCGATAGAGAGGGCATTAGAGTGGTGATTGAATTAAAAAGAGACGCGATGAGTGAAATTGTCTTAAACCACCTTTACAAACTCACCACCATGGAAACCACTTTTAGCATCATTTTACTCGCTATTTACAATAAAGAGCCTAAGATTTTCACGCTTTTAGAGTTGTTGCACCTTTTCTTAAACCACAGAAAGACCATTATTATAAGACGCACGATTTTTGAATTAGAAAAAGCTAAAGCCAGAGCGCATATTTTAGAGGGCTATTTGATCGCCTTGGACAATATTGATGAAATCGTGCAACTCATTAAAACAAGTCCAAGCCCAGAAACGGCTAAAAACGCCTTAATAGAGCGTTTTACTTTGAGCGAAATCCAAAGCAAAGCCATTTTAGAAATGCGTTTGCAACGCTTGACAGGCCTTGAAAGGGATAAAATCAAAGAAGAATACCAAAACCTGCTAGAGCTTATTGATGATCTCAATGGGATTTTAAAGAGCGAAGATCGCTTGAATGAGGTCGTCAAAACAGAACTTTTAGAAGTCAAAGAGCAGTTTTCTTCTCCAAGGCGTACTGAAATTCAAGAATCGTATGAAAATATTGATATAGAAGATTTGATCGCTAATGAGCCTATGGTGGTGAGCATGAGCCATAAAGGATATGTGAAAAGAGTGGACTTAAAAGCTTATGAAAAACAAAATCGTGGCGGTAAAGGCAAGCTTTCAGGCAGCACTTATGAAGACGATTTCATTGAAAACTTTTTTGTGGCTAACACGCATGATATTTTGCTCTTTATCACCAATAAGGGGCAATTGTATCATTTGAAAGTCTATAAAATCCCAGAAGCGAGCCGGATCGCTATGGGTAAAGCTATTGTGAATTTAATCTCACTCGCTCCTAATGAAAAGATCATGGCAACCCTAAGCACTAAAGATTTTAGCGATGAACGCTCTTTAGCTTTCTTCACGAAAAATGGCGTGGTGAAGCGCACCAATTTGAGCGAATTTGGCGGTAATAGGAGTTATAGCGGTATCAGAGCGATTGTTTTAGATGAAGGCGATGAATTAGTCGGTGCAAAGATTGTGGATAAAAACGCTAAGCATTTGCTCATCGCATCTTATTTGGGCATGTTCATTAAATTCCCTTTAGAAGACGTGCGCGAAATAGGAAGAACTACTCGTGGGGTTATAGGGATCAAGCTGAATGAAAATGATTTTGTTGTCGGCGCGGTCGTCATTAGCGATGATGGCAACAAGCTTTTGAGCGTGAGCGAGAACGGGCTTGGTAAGCAAACTCTAGCTGAAGCGTATAGAGAGCAATCTCGTGGAGGTAAGGGGGTCATTGGCATGAAGATCACTCAAAAAACCGGCAATCTAGTGGGCGTTATCAGCGTGGATGATGAAAACTTGGATTTGATGATCCTTACTGCAAGCGCGAAAATGATTAGAGTTTCTATTAAAGATATTAGAGAAACCGGAAGAAATGCCAGTGGGGTAAAACTCATAAACACCGCCGATAAAGTCATGTATGTCAATTCTTGCCCTAAAGAAGAAGAGCCAGAAAATTTAGAAACCTCTTCGGTGCAAAATTTATTTGAGTGA